One Drosophila virilis strain 15010-1051.87 chromosome 5, Dvir_AGI_RSII-ME, whole genome shotgun sequence DNA window includes the following coding sequences:
- the LOC6625495 gene encoding trypsin-1: MSSIYKLPTALVLFLLTIVGPGVQGAEVPRIIGGQFASPGQFPYQVSLQLKGRHHCGGSLISDTVIVTAAHCTMGQNPSQMKAVVGTNDLGAGNGQAFGISQLIIHPQYNPQSQDFDMSLIRLSTPVQLGGAIQTIQLADADANYAADTLATISGFGAINQNLQLPNRLKFAQVQLWGRDFCNAQNIPGLTDRMVCAGHPSGQVSSCQGDSGGPLTVDGKLFGVVSWGFGCGAKGRPAMYTYVGALRSWIKQTANV; this comes from the coding sequence ATGTCTTCGATCTACAAGCTACCGACTGCGCTGGTGCTGTTTCTGCTCACCATCGTTGGCCCTGGTGTCCAGGGTGCGGAGGTGCCGCGCATTATTGGCGGGCAGTTTGCATCGCCGGGACAGTTTCCGTATCAGGTGTCGCTGCAGCTGAAGGGGCGCCATCATTGCGGCGGATCCTTGATTTCCGATACGGTTATTGTGACTGCGGCTCACTGCACAATGGGCCAGAATCCCAGCCAAATGAAGGCGGTGGTGGGCACCAACGATCTGGGCGCTGGAAATGGACAGGCATTTGGCATCTCTCAGCTGATCATACATCCACAATACAATCCACAGAGCCAGGACTTTGACATGTCGCTCATTCGGCTCAGTACTCCTGTGCAGCTGGGCGGTGCCATTCAGACCATTCAGCTGGCGGATGCGGATGCCAACTACGCGGCGGATACCCTGGCCACCATCAGCGGATTTGGAGCCATCAACCAGAATCTACAGCTGCCGAATCGCCTCAAGTTTGCCCAGGTGCAGCTCTGGGGTCGCGACTTTTGTAATGCCCAGAACATACCTGGACTAACGGATCGCATGGTGTGTGCCGGACATCCTAGCGGGCAAGTTAGCTCCTGCCAAGGTGACTCTGGTGGACCATTGACCGTTGATGGCAAACTGTTTGGCGTTGTCTCTTGGGGATTCGGGTGCGGCGCCAAGGGTCGCCCAGCAATGTACACATACGTGGGCGCCCTAAGGTCCTGGATAAAGCAGACTGCAAATGTTTAG
- the LOC6625496 gene encoding cilia- and flagella-associated protein 161, which yields MPCTVSNFESGSNRYRPNVRIGNWFEDICLEEDKIVSFRKMRDRGELLVEKARTLFDNFQKEVQLAAPKHDITIGATIQLMPIYMNILDMDTSELHPALSVVINEHAIRTSQTINEDCELTVAPSERPCVRNSYRIVSGDDHDRTGEKLKYGQRFRLECVESPDDPILLYSAPKLNNLSQAINTTFNSAKYGEINLPLGLVHRSKIMCRDGDIPSAFTNWFCMHVDPHKRFESEGETLPSNSPLVIVHAATNRNLAAENVVTQTLFGPEFLVSVQNYRNVYKREIWKNVWMISNGHHTHAAH from the exons ATGCCTTGCACAGTCTCCAATTTTGAATCGGGCTCGAATCGCTATCGGCCCAATGTGCGCATTGGCAATTGGTTCGAGGACATTTGCCTGGAGGAG GACAAAATTGTCAGCTTCAGGAAGATGCGCGATCGCGGCGAGCTGCTGGTTGAGAAAGCGCGCACGCTCTTCGACAACTTCCAGAAGGAGGTGCAGCTGGCGGCACCCAAGCACGATATTACCATCGGCGCCACAATCCAGCTGATGCCCATCTATATGAACATACTTGATATGGACACATCAGAGCTGCATCCGGCCCTTTCGGTGGTCATCAACGAGCACGCAATACGCACCAGTCAAACCATTAACGAGGATTGCGAGCTCACTGTGGCGCCATCGGAGCGGCCCTGTGTGCGCAACTCCTATCGCATTGTCAGCGGGGATGACCACGATCGCACCGGGGAGAAGCTCAAGTATGGCCAGCGCTTTCGGCTGGAGTGCGTCGAATCACCCGATGATCCCATACTGCTATACAGCGCACCCAAACTGAACAATCTGTCACAGGCCATCAACACGACCTTTAATTCGGCCAAGTACGGGGAAATCAATTTGCCGCTAGGCTTGGTGCATCGCAGT AAAATCATGTGCCGCGATGGAGACATACCCTCGGCCTTTACCAACTGGTTTTGCATGCACGTCGATCCACACAAACGCTTCGAAAGCGAGGGCGAGACCTTGCCC AGCAACTCGCCTTTGGTAATTGTTCATGCGGCCACGAATCGCAACCTGGCCGCTGAGAATGTTGTTACACAAACCCTTTTCGGTCCAGAGTTTTTGGTTTCCGTTCAAAACTATCGCAACGTCTACAAGCGTGAAATCTGGAAGAATGTTTGGATGATCAGCAATGGCCATCACACTCACGCTGCCCATTAA